The DNA region CCTGAGCGAGCGCGCTCGCGCGTGGGGCGTCCACGAGGACGGCGACAACGCCATCGAGGCGGTCAACGAGGTCGCGCCCGTCGCGGTCCGCGAGCGCGCGCCGACCCGCATCGGCACGCGGATGGGTCGGCCCGAGAAGTCCGAGCGCCGGGACCTCAGCCCGCCCGTCCACACCCTCTTTCCCATCGGCGAGGCCGGCGGCGCCCAGCGCAACGTCGCCGACGCCGGCAAATACGCCGAGACGATGAGCGACACGCCCGGCGTCGTCGAACTCGAGATCGGCCGCAAGCGCTGTGAGGCCTGCGGCGAGGAGACGTTCAAGAACCGCTGTCCGGAGTGTAACGAGCGGACCGTCCCCGACTACGAGTGCCCCTCCTGTGAGTCTCGCGTCGACCCGGACGAGGCGGGCCGCGTCGAGTGCGATCGCTGTGAAATCGAGGCCACCTGCGTCGAGTACACCGAGGTCGACGTCCACGAGGTCTACCGGGACGCCCTCGAGGCCGTCGGCGAGCGCGAGAACGCCTTCGAGATCCTCAAGGGCGTGAAGGGGCTCACCTCGACGACCAAGGTGCCGGAGCCGATGGAGAAGGGCATCCTTCGGGCGAAACACGACGTCTCGACGTTCAAGGACGGCACCGTCCGCTACGACATGACCGACCTCCCCGTGACGGCCGTCCGGGCCAGCGAACTCGACGTGACGGTCGGCCAGCTCGAGGCGCTGGGGTACGAGGAGGACGTCCACGGCGAACCGCTGACCCACGCCGATCAACTGGTCGAACTCAAGGTCCAGGACATCGTCCTCTCGGACGGCGCGGCCGAGCACATGATGCAGACCGCCGATTTCATCGACGACCTGCTCGAGCAGTACTACGGGCTCGAGGCGTTCTACGAGATCGACGATCGTCAGGAACTCGTCGGCGAGCTAGTATTTGGTATGGCTCCGCACACCTCCGCGGCAACTGTCGGAAGAGTTATTGGTTTCACGAGCGCGGCTGTCGGGTACGCTCATCCGTTCTTTCACGCCGCGAAACGTCGCAATTGCGACGGTGACGAGGACTGTGTCATGCTCCTCATGGACGGCTTGTTGAACTTTAGTATCAGTTTCTTGCCAGACAAACGGGGCGGGCGCATGGACGCCCCCCTCGTCATGTCCTCAAGGATCGACCCCTCCGAGATCGACGACGAGGCTCACAACATGGACGTCGTCTCCCGCTATCCCCGCGAGTTCTACGAGGCCACCCTCGAGCAGGCCGACCCCGGCGATGTCGAGGACATCGTCGAAATCGCGGAAGACACCCTGGGAACCGACCACGAGTACACCGGCTTCGGACACACCCACGACACTACCGACATCGCCATGGGGCCGGATCTCTCGGCCTACAAAACGCTCGGGTCGATGATGGACAAGATGGACGCCCAGCTCGAGCTGGCGCGCAAACTCGAGGCCGTCGACGAGACGGACGTCGCCGAGCGGGTCATCGAGTACCACTTCCTGCCCGACCTCATCGGTAACCTGCGGGCCTTCTCGCGCCAGGAGACGCGGTGTCTCGACTGTGGCGAGAAGTTCCGACGGATGCCCCTGACCGAGGTCTGCCGGGAGTGTGGCGGCCGCGTCAACCTGACCGTCCACAAGGGGTCGGTCAACAAGTACATGCAGACGGCCATCGACGTCGCCGAGGAGTACGGCTGTCGGGACTACACCAAGCAACGGCTGGAAGTGCTCGAGAAGTCCCTCGAGAGCGTCTTCGAGAACGACAAGAACAAGCAGAGCGGCATCGCGGACTTCATGTGACCGTGACCGTCGAGCCAGGTCCGCTCGAGGTTCGCCTCCGGAATCGCTTCGGCGGGACGGCGGGCGAATCCCGCGTCGTCGTCCGCCAGGCCGTCGACCTCGCAGACTCCGGCCAGTACGAGGCCGACGTGGGCGCCGAATTGACCACCGAGGCGGTGCTCGAGGAACTCGCGGACGCGCCCCACGGGACCCCGGCCGATCGGTGGAACTGGTGGATCGGCTCGCTCGAGGTCGCCTACGGGGGGTACGGCCAGTTCGGGATTCAACGCTATCGCGACGGTTGAGACACCCGTCGGTCGGGAACGGTCGCTGACCCTTGCTATAGATAACATAGTGTGTATTCGACGGTCGTCGATCGAACGTGCGCCGCACCGACGGAGGCCTCGACGCGGACGGGTACTTCGAGGGTGTCAATCGACGGCGATTGGAGATCGATTCGATAAAGACGACCAGACGCCTGCGCACACAAGATACATCCGCATCTTCCCGGTATCGCCGAGCATGGATGGACGACAGTCAGAACTCGACGAGACCGACCGGGGGATCCTTCACATACTACAGACGGACGCCCGGAACAACAGAGCCAGGGAGATCGGGGAAGCCGTGGGCGTCTCCGCGAGCACCGTCCGGAATCGAATCGAAGCACTCGAGGACGAGGGCGTGATCAGGGGATACATTCCGAAGATCGACTACGAGCGAGCGGGCTACCAGCTGTCGATTCTCTTCACCTGCACCGCCAGTGATCCGTCCGAACCCCTCACCGAGGACTTGCTGGAGAAACACGGCGTCGTCTCCGTCCGGAAGCTACTCGCCGGGCGGGAGAACTACCACATCAGAGTCGTCGGCACGGACACGAAGGACGTGTCGAACATCGCGAACGCCATTCGCGAGTGCGGCCTCGAGATCGTTCGATCGGACGTGCTCGACGACGAGTACGTCCAGCCGTTCGATCACTTCGGCAAGGACGTCCCCTCGGGAGAGGGGTGAGAAACGGGATCGCCGGAATTTCGACCCGTTTTCTGTGGAATAAGCAGCGTTCGATGGTAAAATCCAGGCCTCCCATAACTGGTGACGGGGTTTATACGTATCCGCCGGCTGCCTAGCGATGATGGAAACCGCTTCACCCACGCGATCAGTCTCCTCCAGCTCGCCCGTCATGGCCGTCGTCGAACTCGTCGCCGACCGAGAAGGAACGGATCCGATAGAGCTACAGCCGCCGCTTTACGACGTGATCGACCCCGAGGCGCTAAACGCGCTCTTCGCGCCGACCAGTCGCGGGCGACCGCGCGAATCCGGCCAGGTTTCGTTCGAGTACCTGGGCTACGACGTCACCGTCCGGGGGGACGGGGACGTTTCCGTGAGAAACAACACTGAACGGTAGTGGCCGCGAGCGGTAGTAGCGGTCGGGCCGGGTCCATTATTCGCACTGCTTACACGCCCACAGCGGTGAGTGAGCCGTCCGGTAGCCAGATGTCCCCTCGGCCCGGCGCTCGCTAGCTGTCCCGACTGGTCACCGCGCTCTGGACGCGAAACCGCTCACGAACGGCGTGGTCCGCCTGCACTCTGGACGCGCCAGCTCCCATCGAGGCCGCAGGCCTCCCGAACTTCGTAGTCGATTTCGGTTTCCGACCCGATTCGCGACCCTCCTTCGACGGACTCGACACGCAGGGGAACGTCGAGGGTGTTCCCACAGCAGCCGACGCCGACGAACTCCTCCCAGACGTCGCCCGGTTCGGCCTGCTCACGAGTCTTGCGAAGGAAGGCCCGAAACGCCGGTTTCTCGACTTGAAACCGGCCCCAGTCCGAGAGGTCCTCGGGATACGAGAGGACTAGCCGAGCAGCCGTCTGTGCGTCGGGTTCATCTGCGTCCACAGTCGCGTCGCTCCCCACAGATCCGTCGCGCGCTGTAACCGCATCACTCGAGTGTTCCATACGACGGCTACGCGCTCGAGCGTGATGACGGGTTCCGTTTCGTTCACCGATCCAGTACCTGAAATATCGTGATGGAATTGAGAAGGCTTACTTTCACCGACGGCAACACCCAGGGTATATGGGGACTTTCGCGGTACCGGAGATCGATTACACCCGGTACACCAACCGCCAGCTGGCGGCGGTTCCACTCGCCGTCCTTGCCTTCGCGTTGCTCGTTCTCCTCGGCGGCTACGTCGTCTACGGCACGCCGGTCGAACTGGGCATGGACTTCGCCGGCGGAACCGAGTTGACGATCGAGACGACGAGTTCCGAAGCGGAGATCGAGGCCGCCTTCAGCGAGGAGCCCGAGTCGGTGCAGTCGGTCCAGGCCACCGAGAACCAGTACCTCGTCCAATTCGCGCCGACCGACGCGGACGTACAGTCGGAGGCAGAGTCGAACCTCGATCCCGTCTCCGGCAACGACCAGGTCGTCCAGCTCTCGGCAGAGACGTCGGCGAGTTTCGGGGCGGCCGCCCAGCAGACGGCGCTACTCGGCCTCGGGGCCGCGTTCGTCGGGATGAGCGTCATCGCGTTCGTCCTCTTCCGGACGTTCGTTCCCTCCATCGCCATCGTCATCTCGGCGTTTTCCGACCTCGTGATCCCCCTCGCGTTCATGAACGTCCTCGGGATTCCGCTCTCGCTCGGGACCGTCGCCGGACTCCTGTTGATCGTCGGGTACTCCGTCGACTCGGACATCCTGCTGAACAACCACATCCTCAGGCGCAGCGGTGACTTCTACGAGAGTACCCACCGGGCGATGCGCACCGGGATCACCATGACCGTCACGTCGATGGCAGCGATGTTGGTCATGGCCGTCGCCGCGTGGGCGCTCGGCGTCGAACTCCTGCTCTCGATCGGCCTGATCCTCACCGTCGGACTGGCGGCCGACCTGATGAACACCTACCTGCTGAACCTCAGCCTGCTTCGGTGGTACAAGTTCGAGGGGGTGGCCCGATGAGCGCCATCGGGTCGATCAAGGCGAACTGGCGCGTCCTGCTCCTGGTCGTCTTCCTCACCGTCGCGCTCGTCGCGCTCTTCCTTCCCGGTGGCGTCATGGGCGGTGAGGAGACGTACCCGACCAACGAGTCCGACTCGAGCATGCACAACCTCGAGTTCGGGCTCGGCCTCGACGGCGGGACGAAGATCAGCGCCCCAGTCGTGGGGATGCACGTCTCGGAGGTGAGCGTCGACGCCGAAGGAACCCAGCTAGATCGACGCGGCCAGGAGATCCAGGCCACAGTCTCGGAGGAACTCGACCTCGAGACCGGCGACGCCCTCGTCCGGACGGACCACCAGAACGGCGAGGTCAGCGTCGAAGTCTTCACCGGGAACGTCTCGGAAGCGGAGTTCGCCGCGGCGCTCCAGGAAGCCGGCATCGACGTCGCCGAGGAGGACGTCGAACAGGGCGTCACCCAGGCGACCCGCGACGACATCCAGACGACGATCCAGTTGCGGATCAACGAGGCCGGTCTCTCGGGCAGCCAGGTCTCCCAGGCCGAGATGGACGGCACCTACTACATCGTGACCGAGGCACCCGCGATGACCACCGAGGAGCTTCAATCCCTGCTCGAGTACCGCGGAATCGTCGAGATCGTGATGCACTACCCCGATGGCGAGGGCGGCCAGCAAAACGAGACGGCGCTCGTCCAGCAGGACTTCGGGAGCATCGGGACGGCCTCCTACAACGGTGAGGAAGGATACGACTACGTCCCCGTCACGGTCAACCCCGGCCCCGCCGAGGAGTACCAGCAGGCGATGGTCGAGAACGGGTTCACCCAGAATCCTAGCAGTTGTAACTACGGGAACCCCGAGGCCAGAGGGTCGAACTACTGTCTCTTGACCGTGGTCGACGGGGAAGTCATCGACGCCCACAGCGTCGCCCCGACACTCGCCTCGAGCATGGAACGCGGCGAGTGGGCCAACGGCGGCCAGTTCCAGATGATCACGCCCAGCCAGCAGGAGGCCCAGACGCTCTCGATCAACCTCCGCGCCGGCGAACTGCGCGCGCCCCTCGACTTCGACCGGGCCCAGACGTACATGATCAGTCCCGCGCTGGCCGAGCAGTTCAAGAACTACTCGCTGCTGATCGGAATCCTGGCCGTGCTCACCGTCAGCGGCGTCGTCTACGTGCGCTACGGCGACCGACGCGTCGCCCTCCCGATGATCGTCACCGCCCTCTCGGAGGTCGTCATCCTCCTCGGCGTCGCCGCCCTCCTGCGGATGCCACTCGACCTCTCACACGTCGCCGGGTTCATCGCCGTCGTCGGGACCGGGGTGGACGACCTGGTCATCATCGCCGACGAGGTGTTAGACGAAGGTGACGTCAACTCGAGGCGCGTCTTCGAGTCCCGGTTCCGGAAGGCGTTCTGGGTCATCGGCGCTGCGGCGGCAACGACGATCATCGCCATGTCGCCGCTGGCCGTGCTCAGCCTGGGTGACCTCCGCGGATTCGCCATCATCACGATCCTGGGCGTGCTCGTCGGGGTCCTGATCACGCGACCGGCCTACGGCGATATCCTGCGCCGGTTGCTGACCGACAAGTAGCTCGTCGGTTTCGCGTTTCGCCCGCTAATCGTCTCGAGTCCTGAATCGATATCGAACGTCCTGGTTGGCTCTGGTAGAGAAGACTAATTTTGGCTGGTTCCGCGCTGCATACGCGAAGAGAGGTGACGCCGTTTACGGTGAGGAGGATGTCACTCGCTCACTTTCCTGTAGCTTCCCGTCGCTCGCCAGCCGCTACTGGCAGCGTAAACGAGAACGTCGATCCCTCGTCCGGCGCTGACTCGACCCAGATGTCCCCGCCGTGGCGCTCGACGATCCGCTCGCACAGGGCGAGTCCGATGCCGGTTCCGTCGTACTCCCCGTGGGTGTGAAGGCGCTGGAACACCTCGAAGATGCAGTCTTGATTGTCAGTATCGATGCCGATACCTTCGTCGCGGACCGACACGACCCACTCGGCCCCATCCCGTTCGGCTGAGGCGTGGATCCGGGGCTTCTCGTCGCCACTGTAGGTGATCGCGTTCTCCAGCAGGTTCTGGAATACCTGGCGGAGCTGGGTGGCATCACCCCTGACGCGAGGGAGGTCCTCGGCGGTAATCTCGGCGTCGCTCTCCGAGATCTGGATCCGAAGATCCGCCAACACGTCGTCGAACACGGCATCGAGGTCGATGCGTTCCAGCGGATCGCCCTGCGTCTCGACCCGAGAATAGGCGAGCAGCCCGTCGATCATCTCACGCATGCGGTTGGCCCCGTCCACCGCAAACTCGAGGAATTCCTCGCCGTCCTCGTCGAGTGCGTTCTCGTACCGTCGTTCGAGCAGCTGAAGGTAGGTCGAGACCATCCGGAGTGGCTCCTGCAGGTCGTGGGAGGCGGCGTAGGCGAACTGCTCGAGCCGTTCGTTCGACGCTTCGAGTCGCTCGATCACCTCTTCTAAGCGTTGCTCGCGCTGTTTGCGCTCAGTAATATCCTGGGCCGCTCCGCGGAACGAGGCGGCCTCGTTATCGACGATCTCCGGGATGCCCTGCAGTCGCAGCCACCGTATGTCGCCGCTGTTCGTACGAATCCGTACCTCCACGTCGAAGGGGTCGCCCGAGACGAGCGCGTTCTCGACGGCATCCTCGACGATCCCTTGGTCGTCCTCGTGATACATGTCGAGAGCATCCTCCAGCGGCGGTTCCTCGTCGGCGTCCACTTCCAGAAGCTCGAAGATGTGGTCGGTCCAGAACACGTCCTTCGTTTCCGGGTTGATCTCCCAGCCGCCGACGTCCGCGATGCGTTCGGTTTTCTCGAGTAAGTCGAGCGTTCGTTCGAGTTCACGTTCGCGCTCGATCTGTTCGGTAATGTCGCGCGTCAACGCAAGCTGGGACGTCGTCCCGTCGGGGCGATGCAGCGGCGCCGCGTGCGTTTCCATGTGCCGGCGCGTGCCGTCTAGCCCGATGATGTCGAACTCCAGGACACCTCGCTCATCCTGGCAAATCCGCTCGTTGAACTCGCGGAACGTCTCGCGGTGTTCGGGGGCGATCAGCCCGTAGACAGATTCGCCGATCACCGCCGATTCCGAGTCGGCCTCCACCATGTCGAGCCCGGCGGGGTTCATCTGGAGCAGGGTGCCGTCGGCGGCAACGGTCTTGATGCACTCGGGCGCGGTCTCGATGAGCGCACTCAGATACTCTGTGTGCTCGCGCAGTTCCTGCTCGCGCTGGCGGCGCTCGAGTTCGTATTTCACCCACTGCCCCATCAGGTGCTGAAACGTCCGTTCGGCCTCCGAAAACGCTTCCGCTCTCGGTTCGGTCGAGACAAACCAGAACGTCCGGTTACTGTCGTCCTCGAACTCGAGGTACGTTCCGAGGTACGTCCGCACACCGAACTTGTCGTGGCATAGTTTGCCTTCGAATTCGTCACTCACAGGAGCGGTAATCGCACAGGTCCCCCCCTCGTCCGCAGGCACGCGGCAGTACGTTTCGGAGAGAGGATACGATTCGCCCGGAACGAGGTATTCGTGCTCCCCGTTTGTGACCTCCACCTCGAAGTGATCAGTGTCCGGTTCAGCGACGGCGATCCCGCCGAGTTCCATATCGAAGCGTTCACAGCCAAGATCGAGCAAGTCCTGGAGCTTCTCCTCGAACGGCCGATCGGGATCGGACGTTATCTCGTACAATTGCCGTTGGGCCCGTTCCCACTTTCTGCGCTCGCTATTGTCGCGGACCACCGCGAGCAGGACCGGACGGCCGTTGTGTTCCATTCGAGACGCGGAGATCTCTGCCGGAATCTGGCCCCGGTCGTTGGTGTGACAGGTAAGTTCATCAGTCCACCCGGTGCCGTCTTCGAACACCCCCTCGACGAATTCCCGGAACGCGTCGAGTTCGTTGGGG from Natronosalvus rutilus includes:
- a CDS encoding MEDS domain-containing protein, which encodes MSNQVERGTRQREPGREGGLGALHQHSEFRGPVEPQDTHDHSNDHFALIYERREDQFASAIPFICEGLERGEQCLYVADDNSREEVVEAMRDHGIDVNAALESGALSVLTPADTYRRTGEFDRTTMLEFWEESLEQAKDEDGYTGLRAAAEMTWALEGDTGPDELVEYEAVLNSLYQDEDYAVMCQYNRERFPASVIHDVIKTHPHIVSDSTVSQNFYYTPPEKFFGSEKMEAKVDRMMQTLQERTEVKTALTERQEYLERVFESSHDGILIVDPEADEIVDANRAATEMLGYTHDELVALAPSDVHPNELDAFREFVEGVFEDGTGWTDELTCHTNDRGQIPAEISASRMEHNGRPVLLAVVRDNSERRKWERAQRQLYEITSDPDRPFEEKLQDLLDLGCERFDMELGGIAVAEPDTDHFEVEVTNGEHEYLVPGESYPLSETYCRVPADEGGTCAITAPVSDEFEGKLCHDKFGVRTYLGTYLEFEDDSNRTFWFVSTEPRAEAFSEAERTFQHLMGQWVKYELERRQREQELREHTEYLSALIETAPECIKTVAADGTLLQMNPAGLDMVEADSESAVIGESVYGLIAPEHRETFREFNERICQDERGVLEFDIIGLDGTRRHMETHAAPLHRPDGTTSQLALTRDITEQIERERELERTLDLLEKTERIADVGGWEINPETKDVFWTDHIFELLEVDADEEPPLEDALDMYHEDDQGIVEDAVENALVSGDPFDVEVRIRTNSGDIRWLRLQGIPEIVDNEAASFRGAAQDITERKQREQRLEEVIERLEASNERLEQFAYAASHDLQEPLRMVSTYLQLLERRYENALDEDGEEFLEFAVDGANRMREMIDGLLAYSRVETQGDPLERIDLDAVFDDVLADLRIQISESDAEITAEDLPRVRGDATQLRQVFQNLLENAITYSGDEKPRIHASAERDGAEWVVSVRDEGIGIDTDNQDCIFEVFQRLHTHGEYDGTGIGLALCERIVERHGGDIWVESAPDEGSTFSFTLPVAAGERREATGK
- a CDS encoding HalOD1 output domain-containing protein, whose product is METASPTRSVSSSSPVMAVVELVADREGTDPIELQPPLYDVIDPEALNALFAPTSRGRPRESGQVSFEYLGYDVTVRGDGDVSVRNNTER
- a CDS encoding Lrp/AsnC family transcriptional regulator → MDGRQSELDETDRGILHILQTDARNNRAREIGEAVGVSASTVRNRIEALEDEGVIRGYIPKIDYERAGYQLSILFTCTASDPSEPLTEDLLEKHGVVSVRKLLAGRENYHIRVVGTDTKDVSNIANAIRECGLEIVRSDVLDDEYVQPFDHFGKDVPSGEG
- a CDS encoding DNA polymerase II large subunit, with product MRAEDERYFETLESQLEEAMDVAETAKQRGDDPKPEVEIPVAKDMADRVENILGIDGVAERVRELEGQMSREEAALALAEDFADGSVGDYETKAGKVEGAVRTAVALLTEGVVAAPIEGIDKVEILTNDDGTEFVNVYYAGPIRSAGGTAQALSVLVADYTRALVGLETYEARQEEIERYAEEVGLYDKETGLQYSPKDEETKFIAKHLPIMLDGEATGDEEVSGFRDLERVDTNSARGGMCLVMAEGIALKAPKIQRYTSQLDEIDWPWLQDLIDGTYYDDEASAGEGEDGDGGDGDGEGEGDEEANANDSSPDSGADDRPPGPPRVEPATKFLRDLIAGRPVFSHPCAEGGFRLRYGRARNHGFATAGVHPASMHILDDFLATGTQIKTERPGKAAGVIPVDSIEGPTVRLANGDVRQIDDVEEALEVRNGIEKILDAGEYLVNYGEFVENNHALAPAAYAVEWWVQDLEAAGTDVQALEDDPRIDLEDPPAEQVLEWALEYDAPLHPKYTYQWHDLSVVAFDGLAEAVSDGTVEDGGAGGETLVLEHTDAVREALETIVIEHRQRPDRIEVDDWDPFVRSLGLTADLERTWSIEDLSERARAWGVHEDGDNAIEAVNEVAPVAVRERAPTRIGTRMGRPEKSERRDLSPPVHTLFPIGEAGGAQRNVADAGKYAETMSDTPGVVELEIGRKRCEACGEETFKNRCPECNERTVPDYECPSCESRVDPDEAGRVECDRCEIEATCVEYTEVDVHEVYRDALEAVGERENAFEILKGVKGLTSTTKVPEPMEKGILRAKHDVSTFKDGTVRYDMTDLPVTAVRASELDVTVGQLEALGYEEDVHGEPLTHADQLVELKVQDIVLSDGAAEHMMQTADFIDDLLEQYYGLEAFYEIDDRQELVGELVFGMAPHTSAATVGRVIGFTSAAVGYAHPFFHAAKRRNCDGDEDCVMLLMDGLLNFSISFLPDKRGGRMDAPLVMSSRIDPSEIDDEAHNMDVVSRYPREFYEATLEQADPGDVEDIVEIAEDTLGTDHEYTGFGHTHDTTDIAMGPDLSAYKTLGSMMDKMDAQLELARKLEAVDETDVAERVIEYHFLPDLIGNLRAFSRQETRCLDCGEKFRRMPLTEVCRECGGRVNLTVHKGSVNKYMQTAIDVAEEYGCRDYTKQRLEVLEKSLESVFENDKNKQSGIADFM
- the secF gene encoding protein translocase subunit SecF; the encoded protein is MGTFAVPEIDYTRYTNRQLAAVPLAVLAFALLVLLGGYVVYGTPVELGMDFAGGTELTIETTSSEAEIEAAFSEEPESVQSVQATENQYLVQFAPTDADVQSEAESNLDPVSGNDQVVQLSAETSASFGAAAQQTALLGLGAAFVGMSVIAFVLFRTFVPSIAIVISAFSDLVIPLAFMNVLGIPLSLGTVAGLLLIVGYSVDSDILLNNHILRRSGDFYESTHRAMRTGITMTVTSMAAMLVMAVAAWALGVELLLSIGLILTVGLAADLMNTYLLNLSLLRWYKFEGVAR
- a CDS encoding preprotein translocase subunit SecD, which translates into the protein MSAIGSIKANWRVLLLVVFLTVALVALFLPGGVMGGEETYPTNESDSSMHNLEFGLGLDGGTKISAPVVGMHVSEVSVDAEGTQLDRRGQEIQATVSEELDLETGDALVRTDHQNGEVSVEVFTGNVSEAEFAAALQEAGIDVAEEDVEQGVTQATRDDIQTTIQLRINEAGLSGSQVSQAEMDGTYYIVTEAPAMTTEELQSLLEYRGIVEIVMHYPDGEGGQQNETALVQQDFGSIGTASYNGEEGYDYVPVTVNPGPAEEYQQAMVENGFTQNPSSCNYGNPEARGSNYCLLTVVDGEVIDAHSVAPTLASSMERGEWANGGQFQMITPSQQEAQTLSINLRAGELRAPLDFDRAQTYMISPALAEQFKNYSLLIGILAVLTVSGVVYVRYGDRRVALPMIVTALSEVVILLGVAALLRMPLDLSHVAGFIAVVGTGVDDLVIIADEVLDEGDVNSRRVFESRFRKAFWVIGAAAATTIIAMSPLAVLSLGDLRGFAIITILGVLVGVLITRPAYGDILRRLLTDK